One Ethanoligenens harbinense YUAN-3 genomic window carries:
- a CDS encoding collagen-like triple helix repeat-containing protein, translating to MQGIQGIQGIQGIQGIQGIQGIQGATGPIGPTGATGATGPTGTTGATGATGATGSTGATGAIGPQGVQGIQGPQGIQGVQGIQGVQGPTGPTGATGPTGPTGPTGTALSQAFATFYTTTADTVYLNELVPFTAGSAASSNITLVDSNTVILEKAGVYLIDFGANTTASLNAVIQLYRNDMAVDGTQLIFSAAIGHVSNAVILRLEANDTLQIRVTGAALALSSQVGAYLTITQIA from the coding sequence GTGCAGGGCATTCAGGGTATTCAGGGTATCCAAGGCATCCAAGGCATCCAAGGCATCCAAGGCATCCAGGGTGCCACCGGTCCTATCGGGCCGACCGGCGCAACGGGAGCCACGGGTCCCACCGGTACCACAGGCGCAACGGGCGCAACGGGCGCCACAGGTTCCACCGGTGCCACGGGCGCAATAGGTCCACAGGGTGTGCAGGGCATACAAGGGCCACAGGGCATCCAGGGCGTGCAGGGTATCCAAGGCGTGCAGGGCCCTACCGGCCCCACAGGTGCCACTGGCCCAACTGGTCCCACCGGACCCACGGGAACCGCGCTTTCTCAGGCATTTGCGACGTTCTATACCACCACTGCCGACACGGTGTATCTGAACGAACTGGTCCCATTCACGGCAGGTTCGGCAGCTTCAAGCAACATCACATTAGTGGACTCCAACACGGTCATACTGGAAAAAGCGGGCGTTTACCTGATTGATTTCGGCGCAAACACCACCGCATCTTTGAACGCCGTCATTCAACTGTACCGCAATGACATGGCCGTAGACGGCACCCAACTGATCTTCTCCGCCGCCATCGGGCATGTCTCCAACGCTGTCATCCTTCGTTTGGAAGCCAACGACACGCTCCAGATTCGCGTGACCGGGGCGGCTCTCGCACTGAGCAGCCAGGTGGGCGCTTATTTGACCATTACGCAAATCGCCTAA
- a CDS encoding TIGR03960 family B12-binding radical SAM protein — protein sequence MDKKLEKTLRSVQKPARYTGGELGSVCKNKEEIDIRFAFCFPDLYEVGMSHLGMKILYGVLNAMEGVWCERVFAPWTDFEAQMRAEQISLYALESGDALRDFDFIGFTLMYEMSYTTVLDMLELAGLPLRAENRTETDPVVICGGPCTCNPEPMAAFADLFVLGEGEKVICEVVELYRKCKREKRGKSAFLRAAAQIGGVYVPRFYESVYHDDGTLAETRPLAPEIPARVRKRVMPDLDGSFFPKQFVLPYVDIVHDRAVLEVFRGCIRGCRFCQAGFIYRPVREKSPQTLSTQAHDLCSTTGYDEISVASLSTSDYTGLEPLLEDLTSWTEREKINLSLPSLRVDNFSRELMEKVSGVRKSGLTFAPEAGTQRLRDAINKNVTEEEILRTCRLAFEGGWTSVKLYFMLGLPTETMEDVEGIACLAQKVVDTFYHMPEKPKGKAVHVSVSVSTFVPKPFTPFQWEPQDTRETITEKQRHLRACIKSRKISLSCHEPRISFLEAVLARGDRRLADVLEQAYRLGCRLDSWNECFDFDKWMEAFARTGVDPAFYANRKRAEAETMPWDHLDYGVDKAFLWREHEKAFRSVTSPNCREACSACGSTRLEGGCPLCSR from the coding sequence TTGGATAAAAAACTGGAAAAAACGCTGCGCAGTGTACAGAAACCCGCCCGATATACCGGCGGTGAGTTGGGCAGCGTTTGTAAAAATAAAGAGGAGATCGACATCCGCTTTGCATTCTGTTTCCCCGATTTGTATGAAGTGGGCATGTCCCATCTGGGCATGAAGATATTGTATGGTGTTCTAAATGCAATGGAGGGCGTATGGTGCGAACGCGTCTTCGCTCCTTGGACAGATTTTGAAGCGCAGATGCGCGCGGAGCAGATTTCCCTGTACGCGCTTGAAAGCGGAGATGCGCTGCGCGATTTCGATTTTATCGGCTTTACCCTGATGTATGAAATGAGCTACACGACCGTGCTGGATATGCTGGAACTGGCCGGACTGCCGTTGCGTGCAGAAAACCGCACCGAAACCGACCCGGTGGTGATCTGCGGCGGACCTTGTACCTGCAACCCCGAACCGATGGCGGCGTTTGCCGACCTGTTCGTACTGGGCGAAGGAGAAAAGGTTATCTGTGAAGTGGTTGAACTTTATAGAAAATGCAAACGGGAAAAGCGTGGGAAATCTGCCTTTTTACGCGCTGCGGCGCAGATCGGAGGCGTATATGTGCCCCGGTTTTACGAATCGGTGTATCATGACGACGGAACATTGGCGGAGACGCGCCCGCTAGCGCCCGAAATTCCCGCACGGGTGCGCAAACGGGTGATGCCTGATCTGGACGGCAGCTTTTTCCCAAAACAATTTGTACTTCCGTATGTGGACATTGTGCACGACCGCGCGGTGCTGGAAGTGTTTCGCGGCTGTATCCGCGGCTGCCGGTTCTGCCAGGCGGGATTTATCTATCGCCCCGTGCGGGAAAAGTCGCCGCAGACGCTTTCCACACAGGCGCATGACCTGTGCAGCACCACGGGGTACGATGAGATTTCGGTTGCGTCTTTGTCCACCAGCGATTACACGGGATTGGAACCGCTGCTCGAAGACTTGACGTCCTGGACGGAGCGGGAAAAAATCAACCTTTCTCTACCTTCGTTGCGGGTTGATAATTTTTCGCGGGAGCTGATGGAAAAAGTAAGCGGCGTGCGAAAAAGCGGACTAACGTTTGCGCCCGAGGCCGGCACACAGCGCCTGCGTGACGCCATCAACAAGAACGTGACGGAAGAGGAAATCCTGCGCACCTGTCGGTTGGCGTTTGAGGGCGGGTGGACCAGTGTCAAGCTGTATTTCATGCTGGGCTTGCCCACCGAAACCATGGAGGATGTGGAGGGCATCGCCTGCCTGGCGCAAAAGGTGGTGGATACGTTTTACCACATGCCGGAAAAACCCAAGGGCAAGGCTGTGCACGTCAGCGTGAGCGTGTCCACTTTTGTGCCGAAACCGTTCACACCGTTCCAATGGGAGCCGCAGGATACGCGCGAGACTATCACGGAAAAGCAGCGGCATCTGCGGGCCTGCATCAAGAGCAGGAAAATTTCACTCAGCTGCCATGAACCGCGCATCAGTTTTCTGGAAGCCGTGCTGGCGCGAGGTGACCGCAGGCTGGCCGATGTGCTTGAGCAGGCGTATCGTCTGGGTTGCCGGCTCGACAGTTGGAACGAATGCTTTGATTTTGATAAATGGATGGAAGCGTTTGCACGTACGGGCGTTGACCCCGCGTTTTATGCCAACAGGAAACGAGCTGAAGCAGAAACCATGCCGTGGGACCATCTGGACTACGGGGTGGATAAAGCGTTTTTATGGCGGGAGCATGAAAAGGCTTTCCGCAGCGTGACTTCCCCCAACTGCCGGGAAGCCTGCAGCGCCTGCGGTTCCACACGTCTGGAAGGAGGGTGCCCACTGTGCAGCCGTTGA
- a CDS encoding TIGR03936 family radical SAM-associated protein, with the protein MQPLRIRFEKRGRARFISHLDMIRCMSRALRRAGIPVWYTQGFNPHPYITFALPLSLFYESDCEVMDMRLDGEMPFDEVRARMDAEMPEGIRITGAAPPQMKTTEIEQASYTMQLEYPGRTAGQLEKKWQDLLALPTVPVEKKSKRGLHEINMRPYLAQAEITAQDGMLSIRSLLPAGQQETINPGCIAAALVRHTGLEPYLDHICRTGIFDAQMRSFH; encoded by the coding sequence GTGCAGCCGTTGAGGATCCGGTTTGAAAAAAGGGGGCGCGCCCGCTTTATCTCCCATCTGGACATGATTCGCTGTATGTCCCGCGCGTTGCGTCGGGCGGGTATCCCGGTGTGGTATACCCAGGGATTTAATCCGCACCCCTACATTACGTTTGCACTGCCGCTTTCTCTGTTCTATGAGAGTGACTGCGAGGTGATGGACATGCGGCTGGATGGCGAGATGCCGTTTGACGAGGTGCGTGCTCGCATGGATGCGGAGATGCCGGAAGGCATCCGCATCACCGGCGCCGCTCCGCCGCAGATGAAAACGACTGAAATTGAGCAGGCTTCCTATACGATGCAACTGGAGTATCCGGGACGTACCGCCGGCCAGCTCGAGAAGAAATGGCAGGACTTGCTGGCCCTGCCCACCGTACCCGTCGAGAAGAAATCCAAACGCGGTCTGCACGAGATCAATATGCGGCCGTATCTGGCACAGGCGGAAATAACAGCGCAGGATGGAATGCTTTCCATCCGGTCGTTGCTTCCCGCGGGGCAGCAGGAAACGATCAATCCGGGCTGCATTGCCGCTGCGCTTGTGCGGCATACAGGGCTGGAGCCCTATCTTGACCACATCTGCCGCACCGGCATTTTCGATGCGCAGATGCGCTCTTTCCACTGA
- a CDS encoding glycoside hydrolase family 25 protein has protein sequence MRRKLFWIQAAMLALWLSVCTQVYAATPPAGNANFSVVDLYHGDTVNDWTALRGQVQALYIKATEGTSFTDPKAGAFAQSAQTTGLPFGLYHYLWPRADVSYGTAQADYFYSRIKNYPYACVPAVDVEESAGLSGTVISANVRAFAEEFLRLSGQAVMIYAGRNFINNYLNSPLGAYRLWIAQYGVSAPGSNNVFSSYTMWQYTNSMRVAGISQPVDGNLATSGIFLSNSSGSGVGSASGWDRDVYRVNAMPYAWNAVAGADMDVLDRYGNRVSGHLVDTGDHVCILSVDYARQLAEVVYPLNSGGYAHGYVSNRQNLFHNRYYMRWRNGSTNEPVYEASGARIGTIFPYEHATPLYAVKGGMMVVYNTAKGSETKSGIVHYKDGFSF, from the coding sequence ATGCGTCGCAAGCTGTTTTGGATACAGGCGGCCATGCTTGCATTGTGGCTGTCTGTCTGTACCCAAGTCTATGCGGCCACGCCTCCCGCTGGGAACGCCAATTTTTCCGTCGTGGACCTGTACCACGGTGATACGGTCAACGACTGGACGGCGCTGCGCGGGCAGGTGCAGGCGTTATATATCAAAGCAACGGAAGGGACAAGTTTCACCGATCCCAAAGCGGGTGCTTTTGCTCAAAGCGCCCAAACGACAGGACTGCCGTTTGGGCTTTATCACTACCTGTGGCCGCGCGCCGATGTATCTTACGGCACCGCACAGGCGGATTATTTCTATAGCAGGATCAAGAATTATCCCTATGCCTGTGTGCCGGCGGTGGATGTGGAGGAAAGTGCGGGACTGTCCGGCACCGTAATCAGCGCCAATGTGCGTGCCTTCGCGGAAGAATTCCTCCGCCTTTCCGGGCAGGCGGTCATGATCTATGCCGGCCGGAATTTTATCAACAACTATCTGAACAGTCCTTTGGGCGCCTACCGTCTGTGGATCGCGCAATACGGCGTGTCGGCGCCGGGCAGCAACAATGTTTTTTCGTCCTACACCATGTGGCAATATACGAATTCCATGCGGGTGGCGGGGATATCCCAACCGGTTGACGGCAATCTGGCCACCAGCGGGATTTTTTTATCCAATTCCTCCGGGAGCGGCGTCGGCTCCGCAAGCGGGTGGGACCGGGATGTCTACCGTGTAAACGCGATGCCATATGCTTGGAACGCAGTCGCGGGAGCGGATATGGATGTTTTGGACCGCTACGGCAACCGGGTATCCGGGCATCTGGTGGACACCGGAGATCACGTCTGCATTCTTAGCGTGGACTATGCAAGGCAGCTTGCCGAGGTCGTCTATCCGCTGAACAGCGGCGGTTATGCACACGGCTACGTTTCCAACCGGCAGAATCTGTTCCACAACCGCTATTACATGCGCTGGCGGAACGGTAGCACCAACGAGCCTGTCTATGAGGCATCGGGCGCGCGTATTGGAACGATCTTTCCCTATGAACATGCTACGCCGCTCTATGCGGTAAAAGGCGGCATGATGGTAGTATATAACACTGCAAAGGGCAGCGAAACCAAATCCGGTATCGTGCATTACAAAGATGGATTCTCATTCTGA
- the spoIIIAA gene encoding stage III sporulation protein AA has translation MMEREMAIRFDEATASLGAIGTALRKLPERVRARVQEVRLRAGRPVVLALAGQDLYLTCAGTVSERPGEHVLTAMRPQLEEAFRLICDSSVYAHQHEIRCGFVTLRGGHRAGLCGTAVLQGGTVSNLRDISGINLRIAREFRGAADGLLAAIGTSGRVRGTILAGPPGCGKTTVLRDLARQLSNGVSGRCRVSVVDERGEIAATFKGVPQNDIGQCDVLDGYPKGEGILQAVRCLSPDVVICDEIGGETDARAVAASLNAGVAVIASAHAAKMEELFARPPMRAVLETGAFVQAALLCGRDRPGQVKAFYREGELHDFQISGSGSALWRLHDGRAS, from the coding sequence ATGATGGAGCGCGAAATGGCCATACGATTCGACGAAGCTACCGCAAGCCTCGGGGCAATCGGCACGGCGCTGCGCAAGCTGCCTGAGCGGGTACGCGCACGGGTGCAGGAGGTACGCCTGCGTGCCGGGCGACCGGTGGTGCTCGCACTGGCCGGGCAGGATCTTTACCTCACATGCGCGGGCACGGTGTCGGAGCGTCCGGGTGAGCATGTGCTCACAGCCATGCGCCCGCAGCTGGAAGAAGCTTTCCGCTTGATTTGCGATAGCTCGGTCTATGCGCACCAGCATGAGATCCGCTGCGGATTCGTCACGCTGAGGGGCGGGCATCGGGCGGGTCTGTGTGGCACCGCCGTTTTACAGGGCGGCACGGTGTCCAACCTGCGCGATATATCCGGCATTAACCTGCGCATCGCCAGGGAGTTCCGTGGTGCGGCGGACGGACTGCTCGCTGCCATTGGGACGAGCGGGCGCGTTCGTGGGACCATTCTGGCCGGCCCGCCTGGCTGCGGAAAAACCACAGTGCTGCGAGACCTGGCGCGCCAGCTTTCCAACGGTGTATCGGGGCGGTGCCGGGTTTCCGTTGTGGATGAGCGCGGGGAGATCGCCGCCACCTTCAAAGGCGTGCCGCAGAATGACATTGGCCAGTGCGATGTGCTCGATGGATATCCAAAGGGTGAGGGCATTTTGCAGGCGGTGCGCTGCCTCTCTCCGGACGTGGTGATCTGCGATGAAATAGGAGGCGAGACCGACGCCCGCGCGGTGGCGGCCAGCCTGAACGCGGGCGTGGCGGTCATCGCCAGCGCGCACGCTGCCAAAATGGAGGAACTGTTCGCGCGCCCGCCGATGCGCGCGGTGCTGGAGACCGGGGCGTTTGTGCAGGCGGCGCTGCTTTGCGGGCGTGACCGGCCGGGACAGGTCAAAGCGTTTTATCGGGAAGGTGAACTGCATGATTTTCAAATTTCTGGGTCTGGTAGTGCTCTTTGGCGTCTGCACGACGGCCGGGCTTCTTAA
- a CDS encoding stage III sporulation protein AB, translating to MIFKFLGLVVLFGVCTTAGLLKSASFSKRVRQLEGFTGALDSIATEIRYFAAPLEDIMAKCDALPEYGELRVFGLCRKIFMEERDFPAAWEKALGQAKPSLALDAGDHEALSWFGRVLGTTDVDGQTANCARYGELLRQRLERAREDRARRGKMYTSLGVLAGIFLVVILF from the coding sequence ATGATTTTCAAATTTCTGGGTCTGGTAGTGCTCTTTGGCGTCTGCACGACGGCCGGGCTTCTTAAATCGGCGTCGTTTTCCAAACGGGTGCGGCAACTGGAGGGCTTTACCGGCGCGCTTGATTCCATTGCCACCGAGATTCGTTATTTTGCCGCGCCGCTCGAGGATATCATGGCCAAATGCGACGCCCTGCCGGAATACGGTGAACTACGCGTATTCGGTCTGTGCCGGAAGATATTCATGGAAGAGCGGGACTTTCCCGCCGCGTGGGAAAAGGCGCTCGGGCAGGCAAAGCCGTCCCTCGCGCTGGATGCGGGCGATCACGAGGCGCTGTCGTGGTTCGGGCGGGTGCTCGGCACCACCGATGTGGACGGGCAGACCGCCAACTGCGCGCGATACGGTGAGCTGCTTCGGCAGCGTCTGGAGCGCGCGAGGGAAGACCGGGCCAGGCGCGGCAAAATGTATACCTCTTTGGGCGTGCTGGCGGGAATCTTTTTGGTGGTTATTTTATTTTGA
- the spoIIIAC gene encoding stage III sporulation protein AC has product MDINLVFRIAAIGIIVSVLNQVLIRSGREEQATMTTLAGLIVVLFMIIQQISHLFDTVKSLFGL; this is encoded by the coding sequence ATGGACATCAATCTTGTTTTTCGGATCGCCGCCATCGGCATCATTGTTTCGGTGCTCAACCAGGTGCTCATCCGCTCGGGCAGGGAAGAGCAGGCCACCATGACCACGCTTGCCGGGCTGATCGTTGTGCTGTTCATGATTATCCAGCAGATCAGCCACCTGTTCGACACGGTGAAATCCCTGTTCGGGCTGTGA
- a CDS encoding SpoIIIAC/SpoIIIAD family protein: protein MDMLHIAGIAVTVAAFAVLLRQYRKEYALMLGLTAGVLLFGFILSKATPVFAELNHLTEQARINKTYVSVLIKSLGICFVTQLAADTCRDAGETAVAGKVEMAGKFAVLLVALPLFGQIAELAIGLLAG, encoded by the coding sequence ATGGACATGTTACATATCGCCGGCATTGCCGTGACGGTGGCCGCCTTCGCGGTACTGCTGCGGCAATATCGTAAGGAATACGCGCTTATGCTGGGGCTGACAGCCGGTGTGCTGCTCTTTGGATTCATCCTTTCCAAAGCGACGCCGGTGTTTGCGGAACTGAACCACCTGACTGAGCAGGCGCGCATCAACAAGACGTATGTTTCGGTACTTATCAAATCGCTGGGCATCTGTTTTGTCACCCAACTGGCGGCAGACACCTGCAGGGACGCCGGGGAGACGGCGGTGGCGGGCAAGGTGGAGATGGCGGGTAAATTCGCCGTGCTGCTGGTGGCGCTGCCGTTGTTCGGGCAGATTGCGGAATTGGCGATCGGCTTGCTGGCCGGCTGA